From the genome of Longispora fulva:
GAGCACCAGGCGCGGCGGCTCGTCCGCGCGGCGCACGGTCGCGCACACCGTGGCCTCCCGATCCCGGAGCCGGGCCATCGGCGGCCGGGCGGCCGGGGCGGCGTCGACAGTGGCCGGCACGGGATCGAGTTGCCGTGCGGCGGCGACCGCCGACGGGGCCAGGGACACCGCGTCGCCGGCCGCGGCGCGCTGGATGTCGTACTGCAGATCCGTGATCGGCCGCAACGCGTCCTTCTCGGCCAGGTAGTACTGCTGGCCGGCGGTGGAGGTCCGCACCACCAGCAGCGCGCCGATCCGCAACTCCGGGCGGCCCGGCACCGCCTCGGACGGTCCACCGGCACCGGCCGGGGTGAGCGCGCCGATCGCGGCGCCCTCGGGCAGCACGTCCAGCCATGCCCGGCCGGCCCGGGCCCAGGACTCGGCCCCGAGGGCCAGCCCGGTGCCGACCGCCGGATAGTCGTTGATCCGGTGCCGGTGGCCGCGCCAGACCAGGTACCGGTCCCCTGTCGGCACCAGTTCGACCAGCAGGCCCTGTTCGCCCAGGTCGGCGCCTCCCCGTGGTGGTTCGCCGACCAGGAGCACGGACTCCTCGACCCGGGCGCCGGACTGGTCGCTGGCCGGCACGGTGCACAGCGACCAGGCGCCGGTCAGCAGCCGTTTGCGGTCGGGCAACGCGTCCGGGGCGTCCGGGATGCCGACCCGGGGGCCGCGCGGCACGCCGACCAGGGAGTCGCGGGACACCCGCTCGGTGGGCCGGTGGTCACCGAGCAGCAGCAGGGCGGAGGCGTAGTTGGTGACCGGGTACAGCTTCTCGTTCAGGTACACGTACCGGGTGCC
Proteins encoded in this window:
- the eccB gene encoding type VII secretion protein EccB, which gives rise to MASKRDQLQAYQFLVQRTVSALVTRDTDPERPPFRRAETSAFAGIAVALVALAFFGVYGLIVAGGDTSWRRQPAVIVEKETGTRYVYLNEKLYPVTNYASALLLLGDHRPTERVSRDSLVGVPRGPRVGIPDAPDALPDRKRLLTGAWSLCTVPASDQSGARVEESVLLVGEPPRGGADLGEQGLLVELVPTGDRYLVWRGHRHRINDYPAVGTGLALGAESWARAGRAWLDVLPEGAAIGALTPAGAGGPSEAVPGRPELRIGALLVVRTSTAGQQYYLAEKDALRPITDLQYDIQRAAAGDAVSLAPSAVAAARQLDPVPATVDAAPAARPPMARLRDREATVCATVRRADEPPRLVLDPGLPASVPTARRSDTGTPLADRVYVPPGWAAVVEAMPAPGAPAGTLTVVTDQGRRYPLATPEVLRMLGYAGVRPVRLPAGLVARLPEGPGLDPQVAGRPV